The DNA segment CGTCTTGTTTCAACTTTCAGGCGCAGAGAGAGAACTGAgagaagagatgatttccacCATGAGTTGGGATGAGAACAACGATGAATTTGAGATCCCTCTCACTCAAACGACAACGGCTTTTCACGCGGCTCTTGCTTccattgatgatgataataatcaACGGCCGTCGAAAAAACCTAAACGCAAAACGAGCGAGGGTGGTTGCGAAATTGATAACTGCTGCAGCTTGGATTTCATTCCTTCCACCATAGGTTGTGTTTCTGCTTGCAGTGTTCAACCGTTGGGAGAAGAGGACAgtgtttctccttcttcttctactgCGTCTTTGTCGGAGCTGAAAACGAAGGGGAATTATCTTCGCAACTCGATAGAGTCGAAGCTGGTGGTTTCGAGAGCCAACGCGCTTAACCGTGCAGATGCAGACTCTGATTCGGAGCTTGATCTGTTGATGAATTTGTGCGATGAGTTGGAGGAAGTAGATAGTTCCGTTCGGTGTCCCCTGTGTGAGGTTGATATTTCGAACTTGACCGAGGAACAGCGGCATCTTCATACCAACAATTGTCTTGACGACGTAAGATTCACGCGCTTAACATTCCTCCCTCAGTTTCATTACTTAGTAAATTTCGTAAGCTAATGCTGTAAGTTATATCAATGTTATGCAGGTTGCGGTGGTTCCTGATGATAACGAGAAAGGTGCTCAACAAGTGCCTAAAGTTGCTTCTGTGGTTGATTGGCTACGCGGGCTCGGCTTAAACAAGTATGAAGATGTTTTCGTTAGGGAAGAAGTTGATTGGGACACCTTGCAGTGGCTCACAGAAGAGGTTAACCTGATTTCATTCATTCCATCAGTTTTAGGTTCATTGATGCTTTcaagaattgtttgtttaattttcagcTTTAAGTTATGTTAGAAGATATGATAATATATTCTGATTTTATATAGTTGTTATAACTATTAGATTTATCTTTAATCATATCTTTAGCTATTAGGTTTATCTTCAGTTTTATAGTTATTATATCTATTAGATTTATCTTTAGTCATATCTTTAGCTTGTAATCTTGTATATAAGCGAATGATGCTTAATGAATTAgggaaggaaacaatttctttcAAGTTAAAATTGGAACTTACATTTGTTATTCTCCCTCACTAATGGGATAAATAGTTAGTATTTTGCAATTTGGCTTAGTAGAGTGTTCATGGAGCTTGACCTAATAGCCTAAGTTTTTAGGAGATTACTTAACTTAATGAGGTTGTGTTATTGGAAATATAAGGATGTGTTTGCTTTTggtttttggtaccccaaattAAAAGGAGAGATGGGGGTGTAAAACACTAATGGACTACTGTTTGTGCTAAGTGTCTTCCTATTTACTTTGTTAAAGTTTCGTGTtagctgatttttttttcctttttttcttctgtatCTGCAGGATCTCTTAAGCATGGGTATTGCTGCACTTGGGCCGAGAAGAAAGATTGTGCATGCCCTGAGTGAACTTAGAAAAGGAGATGCTGCTGCAAATGAGAAACATGAGGATTCTTCGGCGGAGCCTAGAAGGATTAGAAACCAGAAAGTCAAATTAAAACATGACAAGTCTGAAAGAAAAGTTGATGGCACTGGTAAACCAGTGGCAAACAAATTAATCACTGAATATTTTCCGGGATTTGcttccaaagaaaagaaagtttctGCCTCTCCCGGAGAAccacaggaaaagaaaaacagtgGCTTGGATTCTGGTCGTAAGCACAAATCAAAAAATACGCCAACAAATAGAAAGCTCCGTGATGTTCCCAAATGGTGTGCCGTCCAAGGAACGCCTTTCCGAGTGGTAAATagcaatttaaaattttaaatgatacatGTGTATTTGATTTGTGTTAATGTAAATTCCCTTTATGCATTCCTTTTGGACTGTGTGTGGAAATATCTTAGCTACAAGGAAAGCTTTTTATGGGGAAAAGGGTTTTTTTTCATGTGTGGTGCTTGGTAACTGAACTCCATATCCATTCAAGAAAATGCTTATTGCCAGTTGGACGACAATTCAAACTGAGCATGCACATCAATCACGTTTCATGTTGACCTGCTGAACTAGGAAAAGCAAATTGAATATTCATCCGCAATTAgctaattaattatgaacgtcaATATCTAAGAAACTTAGGCTATTCTATCACCATTATTGCCCCATCTTGTTTTAATGTAGGTCCGGGTGTTTGACAAATACTTTTACTATATGCAGGATGCTTTCAAATATCTCAGAGGAGATTGTTCTCACTGGTTTCTCACACACTTCCACTTGGACCGTAAGTCTACCTCTGCATGTTAACATTCAATCTTTATCGTAAAAAAATTTCAGTCCTGAGTCACTGTTTTCTTGCAACACATGTgtttatgtattattattattattatcttacactaata comes from the Glycine soja cultivar W05 chromosome 6, ASM419377v2, whole genome shotgun sequence genome and includes:
- the LOC114414875 gene encoding DNA cross-link repair protein SNM1: MISTMSWDENNDEFEIPLTQTTTAFHAALASIDDDNNQRPSKKPKRKTSEGGCEIDNCCSLDFIPSTIGCVSACSVQPLGEEDSVSPSSSTASLSELKTKGNYLRNSIESKLVVSRANALNRADADSDSELDLLMNLCDELEEVDSSVRCPLCEVDISNLTEEQRHLHTNNCLDDVAVVPDDNEKGAQQVPKVASVVDWLRGLGLNKYEDVFVREEVDWDTLQWLTEEDLLSMGIAALGPRRKIVHALSELRKGDAAANEKHEDSSAEPRRIRNQKVKLKHDKSERKVDGTGKPVANKLITEYFPGFASKEKKVSASPGEPQEKKNSGLDSGRKHKSKNTPTNRKLRDVPKWCAVQGTPFRVDAFKYLRGDCSHWFLTHFHLDHYQGLTKSFNHGKIYCSSVTARLVNMNIGIPYDKLHVLPLNQKVEIAGVDVTCLDANHCPGSIIILFQPPNGKAVLHTGDFRFSEEMAVNPLMRICPINTLILDTTYCNPQYDFPKQESVIQFVIDAVQAETFNPKTLFLIGSYTIGKERLFLEVARSLRKKVHVTAAKLRILKCLELKEEDMQWFTSNEHESNIHVAPMWTLASFKRLKHISSQYKSQYNLIVAFSPTGWTFGKGKKKSTGRRWQQGTIIRYEVPYSEHSSFTELKEFVRVVSPDNIIPSVNNDGPESSDAMISLLLS